The sequence GAGGCGCTCCAGTCCCAGGGCCTCGTTCAGCCCCACCTTGAAGACCCCCTTGGCCTGCCGGGCGCGGGCGACCAGCTCGTTCACCGCCGCGCGGTCCAGCCGGGACACGTCGTAGCCGGCCGAGATCAGCGCCTGGTAGACGCCCTCGGTGTGGATCCGGTTCCGCTTGTAGACGTCGCGATAGACCCGCAGCTCGCCGTCGCGCACCACCACCGGCTGGTAGGTGATCTCCAGCGGGACCTGGCTCCGGAAGGTGGAGTTGCGCGTGACGGTCGGCTTCGCCAGGACGCCGCGGATCTCCGAAGGCGCCATGGTGGGGTTCGCGCGGTGGTGCAGCAGCGTGGCCAGCTCGATCACGTCCGCGTTGCGCATCCGCACGCACCCGTGCGAGGCGGGCGTCCCCAGCTCCTTCTCGTGCGGGGTGCCGTGCAGGTAGTAGTACGGCGCGAAGAAGAGCTTCACCCGCCCCATGGGGTTGTTCGGCCCCGGAGGGGTCACCTTGTCGTTCTTGGCCCACTCCCGCGCCGGCGGCCGCCACCACGGGTTCCACTCCGCCCGCTGGATGGTGAAGTCGCCGTCCGGGGTGTCGAACCCCGGGAGCCCGGGCGAGACCGGGTACTCCTTGATGACACGGCCCCCGTCGTGGACGCGGAGCACCAGCTCGGGGATGTTCAGCGTGAGGCGGAGGCCTTCGGCGTCCTGCGCCTGGAGCGGGAGGACCGCCAGCAGCAGCGCGGACAGGAGCGTACCAACGACTTTCATGCGGGTACCGTTGCGAATGATGCGAAGGGACAACGAGTTACGCCCTGGA is a genomic window of Longimicrobiaceae bacterium containing:
- a CDS encoding L,D-transpeptidase, coding for MKVVGTLLSALLLAVLPLQAQDAEGLRLTLNIPELVLRVHDGGRVIKEYPVSPGLPGFDTPDGDFTIQRAEWNPWWRPPAREWAKNDKVTPPGPNNPMGRVKLFFAPYYYLHGTPHEKELGTPASHGCVRMRNADVIELATLLHHRANPTMAPSEIRGVLAKPTVTRNSTFRSQVPLEITYQPVVVRDGELRVYRDVYKRNRIHTEGVYQALISAGYDVSRLDRAAVNELVARARQAKGVFKVGLNEALGLERLATAAQQD